A single region of the Desmonostoc muscorum LEGE 12446 genome encodes:
- a CDS encoding primosomal protein, with translation MAIAKARINNNRNAANAKTSAKTNGTSATTKSKVANASPQEEALALLKELRNLIFKEYGVKLQLRDSRVSTKIGHAAREKLGLDIAAQVKKKGGNKKFDWQKWNTKLFTKLFGQPDALKYAPEVVAIFMSMLYDTISTDPEQAIADLVEFNRASLERRNSFQEQEEEELDDLDDELDEDLDEDEEDIEDELDEDLDEDDELDEEDEDE, from the coding sequence ATGGCTATCGCTAAAGCTAGAATCAATAACAATCGCAACGCAGCTAATGCTAAAACATCTGCCAAAACCAATGGCACATCCGCTACAACTAAATCAAAAGTAGCGAATGCTTCACCACAAGAAGAGGCATTAGCATTGTTGAAGGAATTGCGGAACCTAATCTTCAAGGAATACGGCGTTAAATTACAACTACGCGATTCCCGTGTTTCCACAAAAATCGGTCATGCAGCCCGTGAAAAACTCGGACTTGATATTGCTGCTCAGGTGAAAAAGAAAGGTGGTAACAAAAAGTTTGATTGGCAAAAATGGAATACCAAATTATTTACTAAATTGTTTGGACAACCAGATGCACTCAAATATGCACCAGAAGTAGTGGCAATTTTCATGAGTATGCTGTATGACACTATCAGCACTGATCCAGAGCAAGCAATAGCAGATTTAGTTGAATTCAACCGCGCATCTTTGGAACGTCGTAATTCTTTCCAAGAACAAGAAGAGGAAGAACTTGACGATTTAGATGACGAACTAGACGAAGACCTGGATGAAGATGAGGAGGATATTGAAGATGAACTTGACGAAGATTTAGATGAAGATGACGAATTAGATGAAGAAGATGAGGACGAGTAA